Proteins from a genomic interval of Pantoea deleyi:
- the pxpA gene encoding 5-oxoprolinase subunit PxpA, whose translation MKIDLNADLGEGCASDQALLQRVSSANIACGFHAGDAQTMLQSVRWAQAAGVAIGAHPAFPDRENFGRRAMQLPQDTVYAQMIYQIGALKALAESEGARLVHVKPHGMLYNQAAADPVLADAIARAIHAVDSQLILVGLASSESIRAGAHYGLRTREEVFADRGYLCSGALVPRSEPGALIEDEQQAIDQTLTMVQQGRVKSITGEWVAVKAQTVCLHGDGAHALQFAQRLCEAFARQQIRVTSD comes from the coding sequence ATGAAGATTGATTTAAATGCCGACCTGGGCGAGGGCTGCGCCAGCGATCAGGCGCTGCTGCAGCGGGTCAGTTCGGCCAATATCGCCTGCGGCTTTCACGCCGGTGATGCGCAGACCATGCTGCAGTCGGTGCGCTGGGCACAGGCTGCCGGTGTCGCGATTGGCGCGCACCCCGCCTTTCCCGATCGGGAGAACTTTGGCCGCCGCGCCATGCAGCTCCCGCAGGACACGGTCTACGCCCAGATGATCTACCAGATCGGGGCGCTGAAAGCGCTGGCGGAAAGCGAAGGCGCGCGGCTGGTTCATGTTAAGCCGCACGGGATGCTGTACAACCAGGCCGCGGCCGATCCGGTGCTGGCTGACGCTATCGCCCGCGCCATCCACGCGGTCGACAGCCAGCTGATCCTGGTGGGGCTGGCCAGCAGCGAGTCAATCCGGGCCGGGGCGCACTACGGCTTACGCACGCGGGAAGAGGTCTTTGCCGACCGGGGCTATCTCTGCTCGGGTGCGCTGGTGCCGCGCAGCGAACCCGGCGCGCTGATTGAAGATGAGCAGCAGGCGATCGATCAGACGCTGACGATGGTGCAGCAGGGCAGGGTAAAAAGTATTACGGGAGAATGGGTAGCGGTGAAGGCGCAGACCGTCTGCCTGCACGGTGACGGTGCACATGCCCTGCAGTTCGCGCAGCGGTTATGCGAGGCGTTTGCCCGTCAGCAGATTCGCGTCACCAGTGACTGA
- the pxpC gene encoding 5-oxoprolinase subunit PxpC has translation MLNILRAGLAATLQDAGRYGWRQFGISPGGVLDQPAMLTANMLVGNAPDSAVLEIVLGQFKAEFTRDGWFALTGAGCQAQLDDKPVWTGWRTPVKRGQVLSLAMPLRGMRSYLAVHGGFAIPAMLGSASTDLKAQFGGFHGRTLRDGDRLPLGKPTRQFDRQAGVRQLLWGNRIRALPGPEYHEFSREAQQAFWRTGWKLSPQSNRMGYRLEGRKLNRESPRELLSHGVMPGVIQVPPNGQPIVLMADAQTTGGYPRIASVIEADLYHLAQIRLGEPIHFIHCTLPEAMLARQHQQRALDQMMWGLNED, from the coding sequence ATGTTAAACATTCTGCGAGCCGGTCTGGCCGCCACTCTTCAGGATGCAGGACGATACGGCTGGCGTCAGTTCGGGATCAGTCCGGGCGGCGTTCTGGATCAGCCCGCGATGCTGACCGCCAACATGCTGGTAGGCAATGCGCCGGACAGCGCCGTGCTGGAGATCGTGCTCGGCCAGTTCAAAGCGGAGTTTACCCGCGACGGCTGGTTTGCGCTGACGGGCGCAGGATGCCAGGCACAGCTGGACGATAAGCCGGTCTGGACGGGCTGGCGTACCCCGGTGAAACGGGGCCAGGTGCTGTCGCTGGCGATGCCGCTGCGCGGGATGCGCAGCTATCTGGCGGTGCACGGTGGTTTTGCTATCCCGGCGATGCTGGGGTCGGCCAGCACCGACCTGAAAGCGCAGTTTGGCGGGTTTCACGGACGGACTCTGCGGGATGGCGATCGCCTCCCGCTGGGGAAACCGACGCGCCAGTTCGACCGTCAGGCTGGCGTGCGGCAACTGCTGTGGGGCAACCGCATCCGCGCACTGCCTGGCCCGGAGTATCACGAATTCAGCCGTGAGGCGCAGCAGGCGTTCTGGCGCACCGGCTGGAAGCTCAGTCCGCAGAGTAATCGCATGGGCTACCGGCTGGAGGGCCGCAAACTGAATCGCGAAAGCCCGCGTGAGCTGCTGTCGCACGGTGTGATGCCGGGCGTGATTCAGGTGCCGCCCAACGGGCAGCCCATCGTACTGATGGCCGATGCGCAGACCACCGGCGGCTATCCGCGCATCGCCTCGGTCATCGAAGCCGATCTCTATCACCTGGCGCAGATCCGGCTGGGTGAGCCGATTCACTTTATTCACTGCACCCTGCCGGAAGCGATGCTGGCCCGTCAGCATCAGCAGCGCGCACTCGATCAGATGATGTGGGGACTCAATGAAGATTGA
- the pxpB gene encoding 5-oxoprolinase subunit PxpB, translated as MQRARCYLLGERAVVLELEPPVSLESQQRIWGLNQRLQSYDSVLEVIPGMNNITLILRDPQQNALDAIERLQRWWEESEAQLPASRQVAIPVIYGGEAGPDLAVVADQAGLTPRQVVELHSNSEYVVFFIGFQPGFPYLGGLDPRLHTPRRAEPRVSVPAGSVGIGGSQTGVYPLASPGGWQLIGQTRTALFDPQRQPPVLLRPGDRVRFVPQQEGVC; from the coding sequence TTGCAACGAGCACGATGTTATTTATTGGGTGAACGCGCTGTCGTGCTGGAGCTGGAACCGCCGGTCTCGCTGGAGAGCCAGCAGCGTATCTGGGGACTGAACCAGCGGCTGCAATCTTATGACAGCGTGCTGGAGGTGATCCCCGGCATGAACAACATCACCCTGATCCTGCGCGACCCCCAGCAGAATGCGCTGGACGCCATCGAGCGGCTGCAGCGCTGGTGGGAAGAGAGCGAGGCGCAGCTGCCCGCGTCACGCCAGGTCGCAATCCCGGTGATCTACGGTGGCGAGGCGGGGCCCGATCTCGCGGTCGTGGCGGACCAGGCCGGACTGACGCCCCGTCAGGTCGTTGAGCTGCACAGCAACAGCGAGTATGTCGTCTTCTTTATCGGCTTCCAGCCCGGATTTCCCTATCTTGGCGGGCTGGATCCGCGTCTTCACACGCCGCGCCGGGCGGAACCCAGAGTCAGTGTGCCCGCCGGATCGGTGGGCATCGGCGGCAGCCAGACCGGCGTCTATCCGCTCGCCTCGCCGGGCGGCTGGCAGCTGATTGGCCAGACGCGCACGGCGCTGTTTGATCCGCAACGGCAACCGCCCGTTCTGCTCCGTCCCGGCGACCGGGTCCGCTTTGTGCCACAGCAGGAGGGCGTATGTTAA